In Clostridium sp. DL-VIII, the following proteins share a genomic window:
- a CDS encoding hemolysin III family protein, translated as MEKYLREPINGLTHFIGAVLSLFALIAMLVKVYENEGSPVTLGSVLFFGVSMILLYSASATYHSVIANDKVIKMLKRLDHSMIFILITGSYAPFCLVALSGKVGFNLFMAVTICAVVGIAFKLCWVTCPRWLSSTMYIGIGWFAIIVIYPMAQVLPIAGLIWLVAGGLMYTIGGVIYALKSDKIRIWLFGRHEIFHVFIMLGTLCHFICVFAYIL; from the coding sequence ATGGAGAAATATTTAAGAGAACCTATTAATGGATTAACTCATTTTATTGGCGCAGTATTATCACTTTTTGCTTTGATTGCTATGTTGGTTAAGGTGTATGAGAACGAAGGATCTCCTGTTACCTTAGGATCAGTATTGTTTTTTGGTGTAAGCATGATTTTATTATATAGTGCATCAGCTACGTACCATTCAGTTATAGCTAATGACAAGGTAATAAAAATGCTAAAGAGATTAGATCATTCAATGATATTTATTTTAATTACAGGATCGTATGCTCCATTTTGCCTAGTTGCATTGAGTGGTAAAGTAGGATTTAATTTATTTATGGCAGTAACAATATGTGCAGTGGTAGGTATAGCATTTAAGTTATGCTGGGTAACTTGTCCAAGATGGCTAAGCAGCACAATGTATATAGGCATTGGATGGTTTGCAATTATTGTTATATACCCAATGGCTCAGGTACTACCTATAGCAGGTTTAATATGGTTAGTAGCTGGAGGCTTAATGTACACAATAGGTGGAGTAATATATGCATTAAAATCTGATAAAATAAGAATATGGTTATTTGGAAGACATGAGATATTTCATGTGTTTATTATGCTGGGAACACTTTGCCATTTTATTTGTGTATTTGCATATATTCTTTAG
- a CDS encoding DUF1836 domain-containing protein: MNDFNIENYINSQKSSKNISLDDFPEIDLYMDQVMQLFESKLNYTKRNDDDKVLTKTMINNYAKGNLLMKIKNKKYTKNHLILMSLIYNLKGALSLTDIKTILTPIVDSFENDQDYPLYDLYQSFLDIYDLNLKDLDSSSNEIYDNIKQIINNENNILGDYEEKFLLICAYVSMSNLYRRMSEKIIDECFNHSNNSK; this comes from the coding sequence ATGAATGACTTTAATATTGAAAACTATATAAATTCTCAAAAATCATCAAAGAATATTAGTTTAGATGATTTCCCAGAAATTGATTTGTATATGGATCAAGTAATGCAGCTATTTGAAAGTAAGTTAAACTATACTAAAAGAAATGATGATGATAAAGTTCTTACTAAAACCATGATTAATAATTATGCTAAAGGCAATTTATTAATGAAAATTAAAAATAAAAAGTATACTAAAAATCATCTAATTTTAATGAGCTTAATCTATAATCTAAAAGGTGCGTTATCGTTAACTGATATAAAGACAATTTTAACACCTATAGTTGATTCGTTTGAAAATGATCAAGATTATCCATTATATGATTTATATCAATCTTTTCTTGATATATATGACTTAAACTTAAAAGACCTAGACTCTTCTTCTAATGAAATATATGACAATATAAAACAAATAATAAATAATGAGAATAATATTTTAGGTGACTATGAAGAAAAATTCTTACTCATTTGCGCATATGTTAGCATGAGTAATCTCTATAGACGTATGAGTGAAAAAATAATAGATGAATGTTTTAATCATTCAAATAACTCTAAATAA
- the proB gene encoding glutamate 5-kinase gives MGFRQKLKDAKRIVIKVGTSTLTYENGNINLCRIEKLTRILSDIVNSGKQVTLVTSGAIGVGVNKLKLKEKPESIREKQAVAAVGQCELMHIYSKFFGEYSHIVGQVLLTRDVVEDDHIRENVCNTFETLLEKNIIPIVNENDTVSIDEIENIVRFGDNDNLSAIVSCLVNADLLIILSDIDGFYDSDPRNNDNAKLLSEIHKITPELEECAGGAGSNLGTGGMITKLTAAKTATQSGVDMVLANGSEPGIILDILNGEEIGTLFISQIKK, from the coding sequence ATGGGCTTTCGTCAAAAATTAAAAGATGCAAAAAGAATAGTAATAAAGGTAGGAACATCAACATTAACTTATGAGAATGGGAATATCAATTTATGTAGAATTGAAAAATTAACAAGAATTCTTTCTGATATAGTTAATTCAGGAAAACAAGTTACTCTTGTGACATCAGGAGCGATTGGTGTTGGTGTAAATAAGTTAAAATTGAAAGAAAAGCCCGAAAGCATAAGAGAGAAACAAGCAGTAGCAGCAGTAGGACAATGCGAGCTTATGCATATATATAGTAAATTTTTTGGTGAATATAGTCACATAGTAGGTCAAGTTCTTCTTACAAGAGATGTGGTAGAAGATGATCATATTAGGGAAAATGTATGTAACACATTTGAAACATTATTGGAGAAAAATATAATTCCAATAGTAAATGAAAATGATACAGTCTCTATAGATGAAATAGAAAATATAGTGAGATTTGGTGATAATGATAATTTGTCAGCAATAGTATCATGTTTAGTTAATGCTGATTTATTAATAATATTATCTGATATAGATGGATTCTATGATTCAGATCCAAGAAATAATGATAATGCAAAGTTATTAAGTGAGATTCATAAAATAACTCCAGAGTTAGAGGAATGTGCTGGAGGAGCTGGTTCAAACTTAGGTACTGGCGGAATGATTACAAAGTTAACAGCTGCTAAGACAGCTACACAATCAGGTGTAGATATGGTTTTAGCTAATGGCAGTGAACCAGGTATAATATTAGATATTTTAAATGGTGAAGAAATAGGAACGTTATTTATATCTCAAATAAAAAAATAG